TTACTTTCTCTAAATGAGAATTTACGCACAGAAGAGATCAAATGCGTGAAATACAAacgaaaaagaaaggaaagaaaagttcAACTGCTCGGCAGAAAGACAAAGGCAGAAACATGGTCATTCACTGATTGGCATACTCTGTCACAAATGCTGTTGTCaactctgttctgttttttgttgttgttttttttgtttttctcttttcctctgtccctgtctggGCTATTGTAGCTCTGTCTGTACAAGGTGGGTCTGTCTGAGATTGCTGTTGGGTTGAGCCAAATGCAGTTCTTGTCCGATGACAAACTGAGGTATAGCTGGTTTACAGAGGtttatggttttttgtttgtttgtttttttcttgtttttgttgtgttttttaatgcaATGCATGGAAACTATTCCCCAAAATAACCTTGATTACTTTgttgtttagtgtttgtgtgtgggggggggggggttcttttttttttttttttatctcagttGATAAAATGTACAGCAGTAGTCCACTAAACATTCAGAAGCTGTTTCTTATTGGCATTACAATAATAATTcatatgaacacaaaaaaaaaaaaacagtagatgCAGTTTTAAAACCGGTTGCCCTTTTTTTCATACTGAAAAATGAACCACAAGGAGTTCTGTTAAGAGTCCTCTCCGCTCTTCTCTTAGAAAATGAACAGGTGTTTTGTTTCTTGAggaagtttgtgtttttttttttttctttttctttttcactctctctctttctcccattaTACAAAAGGTAGCACCTCCTCACAGTTTGGGGTGTGAAAGGTCTGAGTGAAGAGATGGTGGGAGGCAGAGGCGGTGCCGTCTGCTTTTAAATCTCTGCGTTCCACTGCACCCCTCGTCAAACTTCCAGAGCGTGCTCCTGAGGGGAGTTCTTCACACGCGCAAACTCGTatatgcgcacgcacacacatacacacacacacacaccaaaggaGAAGTGTCCAGTGGCACGGATATTCCTGATTATGTGCACACGAAGAGAAGAACATACGAGTCATCCATTCACTGAGGTCAGCCGGAGGTCACTGTGTCCCGCAGGGGGCAGAAGGGTTGTTGAGCCAGTTCGCTTGGGCGACCATCATAGGCTGGACTCCTTGGGCGGGAAATCCACGTTGGTCACCATGGTGACAACGGTGACGATGTCGTCGGGGGCGATGACGTTGGTCTGGCGCTGCATCTGGATGATGCGTTCCTCAACACAGCCGGCAGATAGACGAGCCTCTGCCTCATGATCCCAGCATTCCTCAATGGTCTCACATAGCATGGccatgccctgacacacacacacacacacacacacacacacacacacacagaaatctttCAGTTAGATTTAACTCTAACATACCCTGAGAAGATGTGACACaagtatttgtatgtatgtgcgtgtgggcATGCATGcacctgtgtctgtatgtttttgtctttgtgtgataGTGAACATACGAGTTTGTGAATATAACTGCGAATGTATGTACtggccagtgtgtgtttgtgtcttcatgtgtatgtacatgtgttgagtatttatgtgtttgtgtgtttaaaagagAATTCATGTGTTGCtgagtgattttgtgtgtgtgttgggggtgtgtgtgtgtgtgtgtgtgtgtaaataaattaagcctgtatgtgtttgtgatagtgaaTGCACGTGTTGGTAGGAGattgagcgtgtgtttgtgtgtgtgtgtgtgtgtgtaaataaatgaagtttgtatgtgtttatgtgtgtgaaacagagagagagagagtatgtgtgtgtaaataaatgaagtttgtatgtgtttatgtgtgtgacagtgtgtgtgtgtataaataaatgaagtctgtatgtgtatgtgtgtgaaagtgcgtgtgtgtataaataaatgaagcctgtatgtgtgtgtgaaagtgagtgcatgtgttggtaggagattgagtgtgtgtttgtgtgtgtgtaaataaataaggtTTGtaggtgtttatgtgtgtgaaagagtgtgtgtgcgtataaataaatgaagtctgtatgtgtttgtgtgtgtgacagtgaatatgtgtgttggTAAGacattgagtgtgtgtttgtgtatgtcacTGAAACTCACTGAATGTTTCTGCCAGCATTCCCGCAGAACAGGCCGCAGTTTCTTATGGACCACCACCTCCTGCATGTCCTCCAAAGAGGGGTGCtgccccacctcctcctcaaaCGGCAGTGTGTACTCATCAACAggccctgccacacacacacacacacaccacacacacacacacacacacaaacatacacgcacacacacataaaacaatgCTTAGTCAACACAGAGTGAAGTAGAGGTCAGTGAGCTCATTTTCAGCATAGTAAGCATTCCAATATGTTACATATGAGGCCAGCTTTGCCTCCAAGCGTTTGAGATTAATCCtgcctccaacacacacacatgcacgcgcacacacaaacacatatgcttgctcacatacacgcacagctGTGGGAAACTTAAAAAGAGCAGTAACACAGTAATGCATCTGTTTCaagtgttcaaaaaaaaaaaaaaaaagtgtgactaGAGTCCATGAGAGAAACTGGAGCCCTGTGGCTGTCCAGCAGAGCCTTTGAGTGTGGCTGTGAGAGGGCTGGCAGACACTCGGCTCTTACCATCCGCAGCAGTGCAGCGAGAGGCCAGTTCCCACAGCACCAGGCCCACAGCGTACATGTCTATACGCAGAAAAGCATCTCGCTGGAAATTTATTGCTCCCTCCAGCACCTCCGGAGCCATGTATCGTCTCGTtcccacctgagagagagagagagagagggagagagagagagagagagagagagagagaagggggggggggggagagggggagagagagagagagagggggagagagagagagagagagagggggagagagagggggagagagagggggagagagagggggagagagagagagagagagagggggagagagagggagagaggagtcaggtaTACACTGTCTGTGGAGGATGATACTACGTAGAGACTTCCATAAAATCAAATGTGACACCATAAAACACTTTCAAATCCAGTCAGTTCAACCTGTCAGCCAAAATCAAATGATACCCTCAATGCTGAAGTCCTGCAGAACTAGGACAACACTACAGTACAGCTAAGTTAtacagtgctgtagtgaaaatacaccacacactatcacatacaaacaaatgagTCACAAAAACACCCTGAATCCAAAATAATTCTAAACAGCTCTTACAGTAGTCTAATATTTAATCAGCAAATTTCAAAACAACTTCacaagagagtgagtgtgtgtgtgtgtgtgtgtgtgtgtgtatgtgtatgtgagtgtgcgtgttgTGTTTAAAAGACTCACTTGTCCATGTGTATCGCCAGCAGACTTCCCAGCCTCAAACTTAAGAGCAAGGCCAAAATCAGCTACACATGCAGTCAGATTGTTCTTCAGTAGCACATTCTTACTCTTTACATCTCTGTAAAggcaaaaaagacagagagcaagccAATCAGTGAGTAAATCAGAATACACGtgaaacagagagcaagaaagaaaggggTGCAGTCAAACAAGGCTGAGAAGAAAGGGATGGGGtcaaaaatgaagacagatatgtaagtgtgtgcatgagagagagagagctactgAAAAGGAAAGAGCTTCTGATTACACTGGAGGGAGCGTAGTGAcgagacagaggggaggaggaaTGGAAAAGTTAGCATAATTTAACATTCATAATGAAAAGTGCTGTCAAAGAACATTAGTGCAATGAAAACTCATagctcagaggagagagggctGTCCACACTGACTAATCCAAATAAAACAcctcaacaaatacagcatgcacacacagacacactcacacacacacacacacacccccacacacacacacgcatggccACAGAAGCTCTGAGCAAGGGCAGAGCAAGAAAAGATGGGCCAGCCAATGAGAGCAGAGTAAAAGAGGAGGCCCTTGGATATGAAGAGCCAATAGCAGAAGACATGGGCAGTGAAGAGCCAATGGGAGCCCACCTGTGAGCGATAGCAGGCTTGTGTCCGTCCTTCAGGCCTGGGATGTCCTCATGGAGATAGGCCAATCCCCTGACCATGGTCTGGGCAATATGACACAGCTCATTCCAGGACACCACATTAGCCTTCAGGTAATCAGTCAGTGAGCCCTGcgcaggaaacacacacacacatacagtcatgaGTACTGCTcccacactcccacacacttaACCAAGCCAGGCTGACTACAGCCATTCACACAAAAGCTGCAGTTTCAGAAAACAGCCACCAGGGGGCACATGGAATTAAGCAGAGCAGATGGAGCCACATTCCACTGATGGTATGTTCTCCACTGTAACCTAAAGAGGAGACATATTAAGCCCTGATCCACAGATTTATAAACCTGCTTTCAGTTGGGTTAGAGGGGAGATGATGACTGACATCGTCGCTGTGCTTAGAAGCACAAAGAGAAGTATGATCAGTTCTGCAGTGCACAACACGCACTGAAATCAATTAACCTCCTAAATTCACTGATTTGAGGTCAACCTTCCATTTATTTAAGCTGTTTTTTGACCAAAGAGTGTTAAGCCCTGCTGAAAGTGGCAAACTGCACTGCTAAAGAGTTAGTTTGGCAGGGTTCTCCAGTGTGCCTTCAGAATGATGGAGAATACTGCTTCTAAGTTACTCCATCATGCGTTCATGCTATCACAGGGAGGGTGCTCTTTCAGGAGACAGACTACACTGTTGTTGTACAAACCTAgaaagtgtatgtttgtgtgtgtgtgtgtgtgtgtgtgtgtgtgtgtgtatgcatgcatgtctgagtgtgtgtgtgataccttCTCATGGTAAGCAGTGATGAGCCAAAGCTCCACGTCCATGCCGTTTCCTCTCTTCTCAGCgccaatgaaatgcagaatATTCTCATGTTTCATCCCGCTCATGCTGTAGATCTCGTATTCGTTCTGCCATGATTGCTTATCCTGACCatagacacacacccacacccacgccCTTTTATAGAACTGACAATGCAATGACAATGCTGTCTCATACAGATACACCAATACTAAACATCTATGGACGATATGTTTCACAGAACACATTACGACCACTTCAGCATAACTGAGATGCATTAAAAGTAAATCTATACAATATGCACTGAGGACAGATACCTGTATAGGGAAAATCTTAACAGCAACGTATTCGTTAAGCAGCTGGGCCTTCCACACGCAGCCAAAGCGCCCCCTGGCTTTTATCTCCAGTAACTGCAGCGGTTTCTGTCCCAGTATTGGAGATGGTGGAGTCGGCCCTGGGTCCTAAAATGGGAGAGAACAGTGAATCATTAAGAGTTCTTTctcctggggaaaaaaagtaaaaattctCCTTACAGCCAACAAAACGGCTCCATCTCAGGCTTTAATACGCAATCCCATCActtcacttgtttgtttttttccatggtGTCTACTTATTTTTCATAGCGTCGGTGGGCTTGCTGCGCTTTTTGGCACTGGTGATGTGAAGAGAGCTTAGACTATAGGTTGAGCCCAAGAGATCtattgaaaagaacaaaaagctCCTCTGGATGCTGTCAGAAGGTCATTTGGTCTAGACATGGAATGATACACCTCTCCAGTCCACCCCATCAAGCCGCCTCTCTATTCACCATCCCAAGGTTGCTTTGGCCCTGCTATAAATGAGCCAGCCCTGAATGTCTAGAAACTTCTATTGGATCTCCAGCCCGCAGTGTCCCTGATGCTCTCTGGGTCCTTATTCAATTTCATTAAGATTACAGCAGCTTACTGCATACCCAAGACCTTTAGCTTGGAAATATCCATGGAAACCGTGATTGGATCaagtaaaaaagaaagccaAAGTCAAAGCCAGGTCGTTGTGGACAAGTGCTTCATCTGAGAGCGGGGAGGAGGAGATTGGGGAGACTGGGAGGACTGAATGTTTTCAGTTCGTGCAACTATTTCTCAGTACTGCGTCATCGCGAGACAATATCAAatgctcgtttttttttttttttattgtttgtttgtttttttttaattgaagatTCTCTGAAAAACATCACAGGCAGCTATTTCCTCCCTTATAGAAATCAGAGctactctctcctcttccacatGAGAAGGTACAAACACTCAGAGATATTCACCTCACAGGAAATTATtcacttttaaacacacatatatgttaaAGACCCATCTAAAGAGTCCTTTAAGGTGCTGCAAGCGAAGGCAGAGAAGAGACTGGTTTTGGAGTGCACTTTttcttatctgtgtgtgggagtgtatTTGTTTATGGGAAAGCAGTTCTCTGGGGCATTCTTTGGCATTTTGGTGTCAGACCCCTTACAGAGGAGAAGTTTGAGATGGTCCAGTCTCAGGTAAACAAAGGAGGGAGCAGTCTTTCCAAATATAAACGAGTTACGTCAGCTGGCGTTTAGGATTACTCTAATCACGtccatgtgagagagagagagagagagagagagagggagagggagacatggagggaggggggatacaggaaaaaggaaaaaaagagggagggaagcatatgaaaaatgaatgatccagttttaaaaaaataaatatataaaacataaaacagcgTGTGACTTGATGTCACGTAGGGAGCATGGTACACAAGAACCAGCAAAAGAATgaagagcgagagatagagagagagaaagagagaacatgagagggagacagagagagaaagatagagagagtgagagcaagagagcgagcgagcgagagagagagagagagagagagagagagatgggggggggggggggggggggctagaaCGTGGCATCTCATTTAACAGCACTTTGCTCTGTCATTGGCCAGGGTCAATCCTATAACCGCACAAAGTCAACATGCTTACGCTTGACTTTTCCACCAGCTTTCAATAATTAAACAGATGCTGCGTGCTAAAAGCAGAATGGCAAACTATACTATTTTTAATGGAGCCCTCTCCTGAGACACAATGACTGAATCATGCAAAGCACCTTCAGCTAACATCCTGTCCCcctaaaaaacaacacaacaaaaacagctgttgtTTATTACCTGTTTTACTTTACTTCACTGTTGTTCTCTGTCATAAGAGAAAGCAATGAGGAGTACAACAGAAAGAAACGGAGAACggaaagagagcaaaaagaaaagctggCCCTGCCGTAGTGGCCAAAAAGGCTGTGTCACTATAattaatgacaatgacaatcTATGCAAACAGATGACCAGTTGTCTCATTATGGGGCATAGAACAACTATGTGAGGTGAAGAGGTCAAACCCCAAACATTAGTGTCTTTGGGGCTTAATGTTCCTAATGTTTCCCAACTCGTCATTTACCTGTTATTGTGGTTCACTTTAAGTGttcaaatatgtgtgtgtgtgtgtgtgtgtgtgtgtgagtgagtgagtgagcgagtgagtgagagagagagagacagagagagcacaagcGAGCTGTAACTGCTCAATATGTTGGcctccaagtgtgtgtgtgtgtgtgtgcatttgtgcacaGGGTCAAATGGCCTTAGCGACTGTCCATCCTCAGTGGCACTCATCAGGAGTCATCAGTGCGGCAGTGTGTGAGCGCAGTGAAACTCCAGCGTGTCACTGGATCTCTGCTTCTGCTCACGGGAACGGCTGAGACATTACACTCTGTCAGCAAGCTACAGGAAACAAATAATATCTGATgtcttcctatctctctctctctctctctctctctctcttctattctATGTGGTGTCCTGGCTTTCAGGATGATGGAGGACACATTTATGAGCTTCTATGCTTTTTAAACAGATTAACAGAGGAAGCCAGGCCAACACAAGAGTTGTTTAATTCAAACCTCCATTACGTTGTTTGGAATGAATACCATAGTCCCAGGTTTCCTGATTACAGCCACACAATCTCGTGATGAGTAATGTAATGCGTAGTTTGGGTCCATTCACCACATAACATTATGCAAGTGGTCTTTAGGCAAGTTTCTCTGTACAAACGAGTCTTTTTTGATTAAATGTTCACGTAAGTGTACACCTTTTTCATATTCTTCAATACCAGAGCAAAATGAAACTGGCTTTCTTTCATGTTaactgataaaagaaaaaaaaaaaccctgaaaactGGTCACGGTGCATGTACATGCGTGAGGAAACATTTACTCACAAGTACTGCCACTGGCATTCATGCATAAAGCTGATCTGTAGTACATCAGAGCATTTTTACACAAGGAAAACAGACTCATCACGTACAACCATGCAAACCAAATTCCAGGAAAAAAACTGAAccggacaaaaaaaatgataaaagttgtttagaaaaaaaagacagtgtttgaACTAACTCAAAAAGGGGCAAAAAGGGCGAAAAAATTTCGAATTGACGAGTTATGAGTCAGGGCTCCAGACTGCAACAAATTTGGTCACATTTGCAACCCTTTTACTTTCCTGCGCAAGCT
This sequence is a window from Chanos chanos chromosome 4, fChaCha1.1, whole genome shotgun sequence. Protein-coding genes within it:
- the acvr2ab gene encoding activin receptor type-2A; the protein is MGGATKLAFAVFLISCSSGAILGRSETQDCVFYNVSWEKDRTNRSGIEQCFGEKDKRRHCFATWKNISGAIEIVKQGCWLDDVNCYDSGECVERKENPDVFFCCCEGNMCNEKFFYSPDTFQTPSNPYTPKPQLFNTLLYSLVPLMGIAAIVLFSFWMYRHHKLAYPPVLVPTQDPGPTPPSPILGQKPLQLLEIKARGRFGCVWKAQLLNEYVAVKIFPIQDKQSWQNEYEIYSMSGMKHENILHFIGAEKRGNGMDVELWLITAYHEKGSLTDYLKANVVSWNELCHIAQTMVRGLAYLHEDIPGLKDGHKPAIAHRDVKSKNVLLKNNLTACVADFGLALKFEAGKSAGDTHGQVGTRRYMAPEVLEGAINFQRDAFLRIDMYAVGLVLWELASRCTAADGPVDEYTLPFEEEVGQHPSLEDMQEVVVHKKLRPVLRECWQKHSGMAMLCETIEECWDHEAEARLSAGCVEERIIQMQRQTNVIAPDDIVTVVTMVTNVDFPPKESSL